From Carya illinoinensis cultivar Pawnee chromosome 5, C.illinoinensisPawnee_v1, whole genome shotgun sequence, one genomic window encodes:
- the LOC122309710 gene encoding palmitoyl-acyl carrier protein thioesterase, chloroplastic-like produces MNLCVRASKALASTIISTASHPFALKIRPPAVYKSISYPIYPFQSPPIYNNRKAMALFSSYPASCPIIRRSSNRDSQEPKRQKLNNIRIIGTSSAKAVDHMLSHTAGVANTFNSIASVPENGYISKEEISQNIQTRKKLVDPHRQGLITQGGVGYRQTVVVRSYEVGPDKTATLESILNLLQETALNHVWMSGLLSNGFGATHGMVKNNLIWVVSRMRVQVDHYPIWGEMMEIDTWVGASGKNGMRRDWLVRSQATGHVFARATSTWVMMNQQTRRLSKMPEEVRAEISPWFIEKQAIHEDSPEKIIKLDSKARYMNSNLKPKRSDLDMNHHVNNVKYVRWMLETIPDEILDSRQLSSIILEYRKECGSSDKVQSLCHPDDDGILKDGLKQTNEVNLLNGFSLASEILENNGLMDSFEKAPLWYTHLLQTQGERGSEEIVRGRTEWKKKMSTLPFSS; encoded by the exons ATGAACCTCTGCGTGCGAGCTTCTAAAGCTTTAGCCTCTACCATTATCTCCACTGCTTCGCACCCATTTGCTCTTAAG ATCCGCCCCCCTGCTGTCTACAAAAGCATTTCATACCCCATTTATCCGTTCCAATCTCCTCCCATTTACAACAACAGGAAGGCAATGGCTCTTTTCTCATCATATCCAGCTTCCTGTCCCATTATAAGACGCTCTTCCAATAGAGATAGTCAAGAGCCAAAGAGGCAAAAGCTGAACAACATCAGAATTATTGGTACGTCCTCTGCTAAAGCTGTTGACCATATGCTGAGCCACACGGCTGGAGTCGCAAACACATTCAATTCAATTGCTTCTGTTCCGGAAAATGGGTACATCTCAAAAGAAGAGATTAGCCAAAATATTCAGACGAGGAAGAAATTGGTGGATCCTCATCGTCAAGGTCTCATTACTCAAGGAGGTGTCGGGTACAGGCAGACTGTTGTCGTTAGGTCCTATGAAGTTGGTCCTGATAAAACTGCAACTCTTGAGAGCATCTTGAATCTTCTTCAG GAAACAGCACTAAATCATGTATGGATGTCTGGTCTTCTGAGCAATGGATTTGGTGCCACACACGGAATGGTAAAGAATAATCTCATATGGGTTGTCTCGAGGATGCGGGTTCAGGTTGATCACTACCCAATCTG GGGGGAGATGATGGAAATTGACACATGGGTTGGAGCATCAGGGAAAAACGGAATGCGGCGAGATTGGCTAGTCCGAAGTCAAGCCACAGGCCATGTTTTTGCACGTGCCACCAg CACCTGGGTGATGATGAACCAGCAAACAAGGCGCCTCTCAAAAATGCCTGAAGAGGTGAGGGCTGAAATATCACCTTGGTTCATAGAGAAGCAAGCAATCCACGAAGATTCTCCCGAGAAAATCATTAAGTTGGACAGTAAAGCAAGATATATGAACTCCAACTTGAAG CCCAAGAGAAGTGATTTGGACATGAATCACCATGTAAACAATGTGAAATATGTAAGATGGATGCTTGAG ACCATCCCAGATGAGATTCTGGATTCTCGCCAACTATCCAGCATCATTCTCGAATACAGAAAGGAATGTGGGAGCTCAGACAAAGTTCAGTCGCTTTGCCATCCTGACGATGATGGAATTCTGAAAGATGGATTGAAACAAACCAATGAAGTTAATCTACTCAATGGATTTTCTCTTGCATCAGAAATTCTCGAAAATAATGGACTTATGGACTCCTTTGAGAAGGCACCATTATGGTATACACATCTCCTGCAAACTCAAGGGGAGCGTGGAAGTGAAGAGATTGTTAGAGGCAGAACcgaatggaagaaaaagatgtCCACCCTTCCTTTCTCCTCGTAA